The Gloeomargarita lithophora Alchichica-D10 genomic sequence TTTCCTGGCGCAGGTACTCGGCTTCCAGCTCTAAACCCCGGCGACCGTCCTGGGGTTTGTCCAGGTCTTTGAGGAGTTGCTGAACCGCTTCGGCACCAAAACCAATTTCCACCCCAGTGAGTTTGGTATCCTCCCGGTACAATTCGTCCTCGATGTCCATGCGCTGGTCTTCGGTGAGGAGTTGCTTGTAGCTGAGGTTTTCGGCGTTGCCCGGATTTAAGACCACATAGGCATTGAAATAGACCACCTGCTCCACGTCCCGCAGAGCCATGTCCAGCAAAATGGCAATATAGCTGGGAATCCCCTTCAGGTACCAGACGTGGGTGACGGGGGCGGCCAGTTTGATATAGCCCATGCGGTGGCGACGCACCCGGGATTCGGTCACCTCCACGCCGCACCGTTCGCAGACAATGCCCCGATAGCGCACCCGTTTGTATTTGCCGCAATGGCATTCCCAATCCTTGACCGGGCCAAAAATCCGCTCACAAAACAGCCCATCCATCTCCGGCTTGAGGGTGCGGTAGTTGATGGTTTCCGGTTTGGTGACTTCCCCCACCACTTGACCGTTGGGCAGGGTGCGTTGCCCCCAGTGGCGGATGCGCTCCGGGGAGGCGATGCGGATTTTGACGAAATCAAAACTACCTGAATCAGTCCGGGTCATGGGTTACCTCAATGCAGTACATTAGCGGCATTAGACTTTAATCTTCTTCGTCCCGCCCCAGGGATTCGTAGGCGGTGGGGCGGGGTGGTACGCGGCGGGCACCGGCGGGGTCGGTCATCAGGTCAACTTCGATGACGGTGGTTTCCCCGGTGACTTCGTCTTCTTTGTTTTTGTAGGCGGCAATGTCAATGCACAAAGATTGCAGTTCCCGCATCAACACCTTGAAGGATTCCGGGGTGCCGGGTTCGGGGATGGGACGGCCTTTGACGATGGCATTCAGGGCTTCGTTGCGCCCGCGGGTGTCGTCGGACTTGACCGTGAGCAATTCCTGCAAAATATGCGCCACCCCAAAGGCTTCCAAGGCCCAGACCTCCATTTCCCCAAACCGTTGGCCGCCCTGCTGGGCTTTACCGCCCAGGGGTTGCTGGGTGACCAGGGAGTAGGGGCCGGTGGAGCGGGCGTGGATTTTGTCGTCCACCAAATGCACCAGTTTCAGCATATAGGCACAACCCACGGTCACGGGACGGTCAAAGGGTTCGCCGGTGCGGCCATCGGTCAGAATGACTTTACCCGGGTGCTGGGCGCTAAATAACCAGGGTTTGCGGGTTTTGCGGGCGGCCTCCTGGAGCTTGCCATGCACCAGTTTTTTGGAGGCTTCTGCGCCGTACATTTCATCGAAGGGAATCAGCTTGAAGCGTTTGCCCAGATGCAATCCGGCCAAGCCCAGCAAACATTCAAACACCTGCCCCACGTTCATCCGCGAGGGCACCCCCAGGGGATTCAGCACAATATCAATGGGCGTGCCATCGGGCAAATGGGGCATATCCTGGCGCGCCAAAATCCGGGAAATAATCCCCTTGTTGCCGTGGCGACCGGCCATTTTGTCCCCCACCTGGATTTTCCGCTTTTGGGCGACATACACCCGCACCACCATATTTACGCCGGGGGGCAGCTCGTCTTTGTAGTCTTTGTTAAACACCCGCACATCCACCACCCGGCCTTTTTCGCCGTTGGGTACCCGCAGAGAATTGTCCCGCACATCCCGGGCTTTTTCGCCAAAAATTGCCCGCAGGAGTTTTTCTTCCGGGGGCTGGTCGGATTCCCCCTTGGGGGTGACTTTGCCCACCAAAATATCCCCGGACTCCACCCAGGCGCCCACCCGGATGATGCCGTTTTCGTCCAACTGTCCCAGGGCATCCTCCCCCACGTTGGGCAATTCCCGGGTGATTTCCTCCGGCCCTAGCTTCGTCTGACGGGCTTCAATTTCGTACTTCTCCACGTGGATGGTGGTATAAACATCCTCGGAAATCAGCCGCTCGGAGATGAGAATCGCATCCTCGTAGTTGTAGCCTTCCCAGGGCATATAGGCCACCAGGACATTCCGCCCTAGGGCCAATTCCCCGCCCTCGGTGGCCGAACCATCCGCCAGCACCTGCCCCCGTTGCACCTCATCCCCCACAAAGACCAAAGGCCGTTGGTTAATACAGGTGTCCTGGTTGGAACGCTGGTACTTCTGCATCGGGTAAGTGATCTCCATCCCCTGGGTACTGCGAACCAGAATGCGGCTGGCATCCACGTAGGTCACTTCCCCATCCGTGCGGCTCACCGCCACCATCCCCGAATCCCGGGCGGCCTGGGCTTCCAACCCCGTACCCACAAAGGGACGCTGGGGACGCAGCAAGGGCACCGCCTGGCGTTGCATATTGGAACCCATCAACGCCCGGTTGGCATCGTCATGCTCCAAAAAGGGAATCATCGAGGTCGCCACGGACACCACCTGCACCGGCGACACGGCCACAAATTCCACCTCCTGCCGCTCGCACTGGGTCACTGCCCGGTTGTAACGCACGGTGATCAAGGGTTCCAAAATCTGCCCCTGTTCATCGGAGCGAATGTCCCCCGGTGCCACCCGGCGTTCGTCTTCTTGGTCGGCGGTCATATAAACCGGCGGCAAATCCCGGCGAATCCTGCCGTGATCCACCCGGTAAAACGGCGTTTCGATAAAGCCGTACTGGTTCACCCGGGCGTAGGTCGCCAAGGAGCCAATCAACCCCGCATTCGGGCCTTCCGGGGTTTCAATCGGGCAAATCCGCCCGTAGTGGGAGGGGTGAATATCCCGCACCGCAAACCCCGCCCGCTCCCGGCTCAAGCCCCCCGGTCCCAGGGCACTGATCCGCCGTTTGTGGGTCAATTCCGCCAGGGGATTGGTCTGATCCATGAACTGGGACAACTGGCTGGAACCAAAAAACTCCTTGATGGCCGCCACCAAAGGCTTGGGATTCACCAAATTCACCGGGGTCAGCCGCTCCGCCTCCGCACTGGTC encodes the following:
- the rpoB gene encoding DNA-directed RNA polymerase subunit beta, yielding MSQYDTSFLLPDLIEIQRSSFRWFLEEGLIEELKNFSPITDYTGKVELHFLGDQYKLKRPKYDVEEAKRRDASYAVQVYVPAQLMNKETGEIITQEVFIGDLPLMTDRGTFIINGAERVIVNQIVRSPGIYYKEDKDKNNRRTYSASLIPSRGAWLKFETDKNDLVWVRIDKTRKLSLLVLLKAMGLADNEIFDGLRYPDYLAKTSAKEGNPTEEEALLELYRKLRPGEPPTVGGGEQLLHSRFFDPKRYDLGKVGRHKLNKKLELAVPEEMRVLTRDDILKAVNYLINLEHGTGEVDDIDHLGNRRVRSVGELLQNQVRVGLNRLERIIKDRMTSAEAERLTPVNLVNPKPLVAAIKEFFGSSQLSQFMDQTNPLAELTHKRRISALGPGGLSRERAGFAVRDIHPSHYGRICPIETPEGPNAGLIGSLATYARVNQYGFIETPFYRVDHGRIRRDLPPVYMTADQEDERRVAPGDIRSDEQGQILEPLITVRYNRAVTQCERQEVEFVAVSPVQVVSVATSMIPFLEHDDANRALMGSNMQRQAVPLLRPQRPFVGTGLEAQAARDSGMVAVSRTDGEVTYVDASRILVRSTQGMEITYPMQKYQRSNQDTCINQRPLVFVGDEVQRGQVLADGSATEGGELALGRNVLVAYMPWEGYNYEDAILISERLISEDVYTTIHVEKYEIEARQTKLGPEEITRELPNVGEDALGQLDENGIIRVGAWVESGDILVGKVTPKGESDQPPEEKLLRAIFGEKARDVRDNSLRVPNGEKGRVVDVRVFNKDYKDELPPGVNMVVRVYVAQKRKIQVGDKMAGRHGNKGIISRILARQDMPHLPDGTPIDIVLNPLGVPSRMNVGQVFECLLGLAGLHLGKRFKLIPFDEMYGAEASKKLVHGKLQEAARKTRKPWLFSAQHPGKVILTDGRTGEPFDRPVTVGCAYMLKLVHLVDDKIHARSTGPYSLVTQQPLGGKAQQGGQRFGEMEVWALEAFGVAHILQELLTVKSDDTRGRNEALNAIVKGRPIPEPGTPESFKVLMRELQSLCIDIAAYKNKEDEVTGETTVIEVDLMTDPAGARRVPPRPTAYESLGRDEED